CAGCTCACGACATGTACCACTGCATAGCCATGAAGCTCGAGTACGGTATTGTACTTAAGCTGGCGGATTTCCCTTCCTCTGACAGAAGCATCAACATCAAATTCTTCTTCGTTTCCATACACCGCTCTCAAAGATCATCATGGGTATCATCTCGATCCTTCTGCCTTCATTGGCAgcgttccttctctttcaaTGGGCCATCAGCGCCTGGCGGGCCTACAATTCCCCGCTCTCCGCTCTACCAGGACCTTGGTATGCGCCTTTCACCAACATCCACCTACAGATTGGCTTTGCCCGAGGCACAGTCTGGAGGCAAGTCGAAGCTGCACACGCAAAGTACGGCGGCATGATGAGGTTGGGACCTCGTCAGATCTGGGTCTCCGACAAAGTGGCTCTGAAGCAGATCATCTCGCAAATCGATCTCAACAAGGTGATGATGTACGCCGAGATGAGCAGGGACAAGAACAGCGCTGGTCTTTTCGGTGAAGTGTAAGGCTTCTCATGTACATGGCTCCGATGTTCTTTGCTAATTCTGATGCCAGGCGACCCAACGAGTACGGTACCATCGATCCTTCGACCTGCGAACGAGACTGACATGAAGCAGACACAAGAGGCTCCGCAAGCTCATGACTCCTGCCTTTACTGTCGGCTACCTGGACCAAATGGACCACCTGTTCCAGAAGCCGGTGGAGGACATGATGAACCTCTACAAGTCCAACTTGAAGCCGAAATCTGCGGTCGATGGGATGAAGGTGAATCTGATGACCGATCTACACAAGATTGCTCTGGAAGTGTGAGTGCAGAATATACGACCTGATCCAAGCACTCATCAATTGACATACGACAGCATCGGAGAATGCGCATTCGGTCGAGGCTTTGGATCTGTTGCTCCAGACACCGAGCCCGAGCCTGGTTTCAGCAAGGAACAGTGGCAGAAGATCCCAGATAACATCGCCAAGGGTTTGAGCATGAGATATGCGGTGAGTGTATTTGGTTTCCAAATGAACCTGATCGAGTACTAATCCCGCCCAATTAGATTGTATTTCTCAAGCGATCCCTGCGCAAGCTTGGTATTCACATGGAGTTCGACTGGCCGGCAGAGATGGTGGCGGTAAGTTTGAAGCGCCCTGCCTTGCCGTGTTCGATTCTCGTATCTAACTCAGTCACAGGCAATCGAAAGCGTCATCACACGCCGACGAGCAGGTCATGAAGCAGGCCGCCAGGACTTGGTGCAGCATCTGATCGACAATGGAGTCCGACCAGACAACGGCCAAAAGATGAGCGCCCGCGACATTTTGGATCAACTGTCCGAGTTGATGCTGGCGGGTGCGGAGACGACTTCCGCAACCATGTGCTACTTCATGATGGAGCTGGCTCGCAATCCCGATGTCCGCAAGAAACTGTTCAAGGACTTGCCCGCTCTCGGCTTGGACGACCCGTTGATCACTGGCGTGGAAGTTCGACAGGATCCCCGATTTGCATATCTGACGGCTTGCATGCAAGGTATGGCTTCGATGTGCCCTCAAAGAATGAGTCGAGATACTTACAACGAGACTAGAAAACCTCCGAATGCATCCTATCGCTTCCGAGTTTGGTCGCCGCACAACAGACAAGCCCGTCGTCTTGAATGGCTTCGAGGTACCTCCATACACGGTGGTGTCGGCTTCCTACAGAGCGTTGCACTAGTAAGTCACCTGACATACTCCACGTCCGCTTAGTCAACATCTCTAACGAACACAGTAACGAGGAGTACTGGCCTCAACCTCACCGCTTCTGGCCCGAGCGTTTCTTGCCCATCGATCACCCCTTGAAAGGAGACGCTCCAAACGCAGAGTAAGTCGAAGACACCTCAGTATGGCTGGGATTATCATGACGCTGACCGTGATGGCTCGCAGTACTTCCGCATACTACCCCTTCTCAAGCGGCAAGCATTCCTGCGTCGGCATGAACTTTGCATGGCATGAGATGAGAGTCGTGCTCGCGAATTACTGTGCTCGCTTTGATATCACGGAGGAGCCAGGTCAGAAGGAAGATATTCGGCAGTAAGTCCTGAGTGTGGCAGAGAGACTGATTGATGGATCGTGAGCTGACTGTTTCTAGGTATATTACCATGCAGTTCCATGACGGGAATTGGAATGCGAGGCTTTATCCGAGGTTGTAGGAGGGGTTGGAGAATTCTACTTTGGCTGTTTGGTTGATATGCCGGCTTTTGGGCGCTTTTAACATTGCTGTTGGATGTGTCGAGATACTTTCTCATGGTCGGAGGTCGCTGGAACAGTCGGCAACAGGTCTTTCGATGGGAGTGTAGGCAGTGAATAGAGAGCATACTGAATCACAGAACGACGCTACCACTGGCTCACCGTGCTTGCCTGCTCTTCGTCTTTCGTGATATGCTGCGGAAGCAGACGCCCGACGAAGACTTCATGGAGTCTTCCATCAATCATGGCCGTTCCGCCTAGGTCAAAGTGTTAGGCAATGCTTACTTTTCGCCAGACTGCTCAGTCATGTTTGACACTCGCTTCCAACATCGGACAGCGCAGGGATCGGAGAACACATTGAAAGTCGAGAAGATGAGTTTGACAGCTTGAAATGCAGTACAGTATATCTCAGGAGATTGTAACAATACGAAATTCTacgtcttcttcatcttcaccatCGCTCTTATGCTCTACGCCACCCAGACCTGAGCTCGTTTCCGCCATGAAGAGCTGCTGTCGGGTTTGCAAACTCCGATGTTGCGCTTCGACAACGAGGAGTATGATGATCCGCTGGTACAAGTGTATCCTTTACAGCAGCCGTCCTCAATCAAGCTGCATTCCTTGCCCTCGAAGGCGCAGGTCGGGTATGACTCAGATGGGGGCGAACTATACTTTGGCGGCTCTTCTGATGGTGGAGGCCCATCTATTGGCGGCTCTTCAGATGGCGGCGATCCACCCTTTGGCGGCTCCTCAGAAGGCGGCGGGTAATACTCTGGAGGAGGCTCCGTGGTATCCTTCGGCGTGCATGTCCCGGCAGAGACGTTGCGGCGGAGGCTGCTGCGCTTCCAGGAGTACGAACTGCTGTCCATCTTACATTCGTACGTATTACAGCAATCTTTGTCGGAGGAGCATGCGTCGTGCTCTTTACCGCAGTATGGTGCAGGCGTCCCCGTCGATGTGCTGGGCGTGGTTGTGGATGTGGGATGGTCGTCCATGGAGGTGGTCGTGGTTGTGACCTTGGGCTTACATGTTCCGGAGGTGTTGCGGCGGGCGTTGCGGCGGTAGCTAGTCCACGGACTATCCAAGCTACACTCATAAGTATCACAGCAGTCGTTGTCCGAGTAGCACTTGTCGTGCTCAGTACCACAGTACGGCGGGGCTGTCTCTGTCGATGTTGGCGTACTTTCGGTCATCGTTGCCGTGGTCGATGTCATGTCCTTCGAAGTCGTCGTGACAATGGGCTGGCAGGTCTTTAGGAAGTTGCGGGTGTCGAGAACATCGCGCTTGGAGTATGAAGAGGCACTGCATTCATATCCGGTGCAGCAATCTTCATGCCAGGTGCATTCAGCATGTTCCGTGGCACAAGCCAATGATGTCGTTGCTGATGGCGTATCCGTGGTGGAAGTCATCTCCGTCGACGTGGTTGTGACGATGGGCTGACAGGTCTTGAAGAAGTTGCGGGCACCAAGGCCATCACGCTTGGAGTAAGATAGGGTGCTGCACTCATATCCAGCGCAGCAGTCCTCATGCCAAGTGCATTGAGCATCCTTGGTGGCACATACCGACgacgtcgtcgatgtcggAGTGCTAGTCGTCGAAGTCACCtccgtcgaagtcgatgtgACAACGGGCTGGCAGGTCTTGACAAAATTACGAGCACCGAGGGCATCTCGCTTCGTGTAGAGGGAGGGGCTGCACTCATACCCGGCGCAGCAGTCTTCATGCAAAGTGCATTCGGCATCCTTGGTGACGCATGCTGATGATGTTGTCGATGACGGTGTGTTGGTCGTGGCCGTACCAGTCGATTCAGTCGAGCTTGAGGACACTccagtagtagtagtactctTTGGCTGGCAAGTGGGTAGGTTGCGAGCCATCACACCGTCACGCTTGTAGTACGGAAGCGAACATTCGTAGCCTTCGCAACAATCACCTTCAAGAGAGCCACATTCGTGACCCTCGGGCACGCAAGAAGCTGATGTCGTACTTGCGGAGGTCGTAGTACTCATCGATTTTGTCGTGCTGTCGCTTGTCGGCGTCGTCATTTTGGTATCGAAACAACTCGTCTGCTTCGTGGTCTCGGTGATGGATGAGGTCAAGGTCATACTGCTGGACGATGTGGAGGTCATCTTAGGCATACACTTCTTGGTAGGCTCTCCATAGCCGTAAGGTTCGTCGACAGTCTCGCATGTATAGCCCATGCAGCAATCATCGCTCCATTTGCAGATCTCGTGCTCTGCGAGACAAGTGGCAGTGGTGGTACTGGCGCTTGATGAGGACGATCCTGAAGTCGTGGAAGACGATGCAGTTGTTGGAGGAGTGGGaccgccttcttcgcttgTCGTTGTCGAATGCGATACAGTAGTGGAAGACTGCGAGACAGAAGAGCTCGCGGAGCTGGATTCAGTCTCTGACGCAGACGTGGTGGTTGAAACGGATGAAGTAGAGAGACTTGACCCAGTCTCAGACGCAGTCGTTGAGGTCGACTTATCTTTCGTGGTTGTGCTCTCACCGGATGAACTTGTCGTTGATCCTTCCGTCTTCGTGAACTGCGAGCTTGTCATCGAAGTGTCGGTCGTCCGCGTCACTGTGCTGGTTGTGAAAGAAGCAGACAATGTCGTGGACGTCATTTGGGGCTGACATTTGCTGTAGGTAGGATAGCCATAGACGTCCTTAGCGGGCAGGCACTGCAGATCAGCACAGCACTCGTCAGAATGCTCGCAATTCTCCGGCTCCGGCTTGCAGGATGCCGTTGTGGTCGCAGAGGTTGTCGAGGAACTCGAGCCAATTGCAGAAGTGGTGCTCATCTTTGTTTCCGTAGTCGCCTTGCTCGTCGTTGATTCTGTCTCAGACGATGTTGTGCTGGAAGCTTTGCCAGTGCTTCCAGTTGTCGAGGCTGTActagacgaagaagaagatgttgACGTGCTTGGAGATGGCTGGCACTTGCTGTATGCCGGTACGCCATAGACGTCTTCTGCAGGGAGACATTCGAGATCGGGGCAGCACTCGCTAGACCATTCGCAGTCATCGTGCTTCGGCTTGCAGCTCGCGGTAGTACTTGACGAGCTGGAGGTCGAACTGCCGGTTGTATAGCTAGTGGAAGGCGATGTGTACGGCGTTGTGTAGGGCGTTGTGCTCTCGGATGTGCCCTTAGTTGTGCTTTGGGTCGTGCTGGCTGTCGTGTACGGGGTATCGCTGGCTGTTGTACTTTGGGTCGTCATCTTACTCGTGCTGCTCTGGGAGCTAGAAGATCCGGTCGACGATCCGCTGAACGATGTGCTTGGCGTAGTGTAGGGCGTCGTACTGGCCGACGTGCTGGCCGTGGTGCTCTTCGAGCTGGAGGTAGTGGAATCGGTCGAAGATCCGGTCGATGTTGTGCTCTTCGAGCTGAAGGTCGTAGATTGACTCGAAGTCTCGCCAGTCGATGTGCTGCTACTCTTTGGCGTCGAGGCAGTTTGCGAAGACCTGCTCTTGTCCGTGGTACTTTGCGACGCTGTAGCGGTCGTCTTGGTAGAAGTTCCTGTCACCGTTGACGACGTAGTCGCCTGTGAGGTCGTTTCGCCACTTGTGGTACTCTTGTCACTTGTGGTTGCCGAGGTAGACTGGCTAGAAGTGGAGGCAGTCTGTGAGGAGCTGCTGCTCTTGTCCGTGGTGCTTTGTGTCGTCGAAGCGGTCGTCCGGGAAGACGAAGTACTTCCTGTCTCCGTCGATGAGCTCGTGGACTGTGTGGTCATTCCGCTACTTGTAGTACTCTTGTTACTCGTAGTGGCAGAAGTAGACTGGCTTGAAGTGCTGGAGGTGTCTGGCGTAGTGGCGGAGCTCGTACTGTCGGTCATGGAGCGTGAGCTTGAAGTGCTCTTGTCACTTGTGGTGGCAGAAGTAGACTGGCTTGAAGTGCAGGAGGTGTCTGGCGTAGTGGCGGAGCTCGTACTGTCGGTCATGGAGCGTGAGCTTGAAGTGCGCTTGTCACTTGTGGTGGTAGAAGTAGATTGGCTTGAAGTGCTGGACGTGCCCGGCGTGGTAGCGCGGCTTGTACTTCCGGTCGTGGAGCCTGAGCTCGAGCTTCCAGTAGAGGATATCTCTGGCGTTGTGGAACCGCTAGTAGATGTAGCCTGGCTTGAAGTGGTGGATGTACCTGGCGTAGTGACGGAAGTTGTACTGCGGGCTGTGGAGCCCGAG
This is a stretch of genomic DNA from Zymoseptoria tritici IPO323 chromosome 3, whole genome shotgun sequence. It encodes these proteins:
- the CYP-3 gene encoding putative P450 monooxygenase (P450 monooxygenase with unknown function), whose translation is MGIISILLPSLAAFLLFQWAISAWRAYNSPLSALPGPWYAPFTNIHLQIGFARGTVWRQVEAAHAKYGGMMRLGPRQIWVSDKVALKQIISQIDLNKVMMYAEMSRDKNSAVQNIRPDPSTHQLTYDSIGECAFGRGFGSVAPDTEPEPGFSKEQWQKIPDNIAKGLSMRYAIVFLKRSLRKLGIHMEFDWPAEMVAVTGRQDLVQHLIDNGVRPDNGQKMSARDILDQLSELMLAGAETTSATMCYFMMELARNPDVRKKLFKDLPALGLDDPLITGVEVRQDPRFAYLTACMQENLRMHPIASEFGRRTTDKPVVLNGFEVPPYTVVSASYRALHYNEEYWPQPHRFWPERFLPIDHPLKGDAPNADTSAYYPFSSGKHSCVGMNFAWHEMRVVLANYCARFDITEEPGQKEDIRQYITMQFHDGNWNARLYPRL
- a CDS encoding Ca2+-modulated nonselective cation channel polycystin (related to intracellular calcium signaling), whose protein sequence is MKCQALSVVLACTVQAVWANPPPAYGNAPSPPTYGSKPPQYGSSPPQPYGVCKEYYSLIYYPPAQAFCQNNYPKPRQTSTVVTTSTVTVSQPYQGPPSHGPPGHGPPTPPSHGPPFAGPPAVCNAKREADPEVEPVAEAEAHLMNLRKRHYDLAKDFCDKCIKPKPPVTTTQTITKTETKKTTPPTYPTTTAVCQNALEQCGWDKKCCHGLSCKDFTVPAYGNDYTIYKCVPDVPPSTTKSTATGPSTTKSVYTTTPQSSTTKSTTQPVGTETENTKQSFDQRIDQFLWHSVYELDLSPWILFDQSIDRFIWKPVYELDFSPCDFFHVLVHDLNKYIFRVDLRVHYIQAGHYNFRLDQQDHWKYIAVHDKRDDQRFDHSNYVPDHLHQCLHDAGHIVLRKLKLGLHSPQYNFRHYASTSSATTPDTSCTSSQSTSATTSDKSTSSSRSMTDSDYVVNGDRNFYQDDRYSVANSKSTTSTGSSTDSTTSSSKSTTASTSASTTPYTTPSTSFSGSSTGSSSSQSSTSKMTTQSTTASDTPYTTASTTQSTTKGTSESTTPYTTPYTSPSTSYTTGSSTSSSSSTTASCKPKHDDCEWSSECCPDLECLPAEDVYGVPAYSKCQPSPSTSTSSSSSSTASTTGSTGKASSTTSSETESTTSKATTETKMSTTSAIGSSSSTTSATTTASCKPEPENCEHSDECCADLQCLPAKDVYGYPTYSKFHEDGRINDKFIRLPLLYRIRQRQAKKAVPLLQQLHRLPRLQDRPHQAPVPPLPLVSQSTRSANGAMIAAWAIHARLSTNLTAMESLPRSRQHDKIDEYYDLRNSTESTGTATTNTPSSTTSSACVTKDAECTLHEDCCAGYECSPSLYTKRDALGARNFVKTCQPVVTSTSTEVTSTTSTPTSTTSSRDVLDTRNFLKTCQPIVTTTSKDMTSTTATMTESTPTSTETAPPYCGTEHDKCYSDNDCCDTYECSLDSPWTSYRRNARRNTSGTCKPKVTTTTTSMDDHPTSTTTPSTSTGTPAPYCGKEHDACSSDKDCCNTYESVKLIFSTFNVFSDPCAVRCWKRVSNMTEQSGENNVKSAQKPAYQPNSQSRILQPLLQPRIKPRIPIPVMELHVIREHDSHLMPCKVHADAGMLAA